A portion of the Sphaerochaeta pleomorpha str. Grapes genome contains these proteins:
- a CDS encoding Maf family protein: MPELTKLLPKIILASQSPARKRLLEDLGIAVTVIPTDCDESYEENSPDKVVAMLALRKLETFRKRHPRYTDPVLCCDTMVFCGGKLIGKAENREEAFAQLASFSGKTQSVHSGWALWYNDQVLSASDTAYVTFKELTSETIESYLSCREWVGAAGSYRIQEQGSSLVRKVEGDFATVIGLPLSQISEILLLTVPVSDGAEFPPPRG; encoded by the coding sequence TTGCCTGAACTTACAAAACTGCTCCCAAAAATTATTCTGGCATCACAATCCCCGGCCAGGAAGCGCCTGCTTGAAGACCTGGGAATCGCTGTAACCGTCATCCCTACCGATTGCGATGAAAGCTATGAAGAAAATTCCCCAGACAAGGTAGTAGCCATGCTAGCCTTGCGAAAGCTGGAAACCTTCCGGAAAAGACATCCCCGGTATACAGATCCTGTACTTTGCTGTGACACGATGGTCTTTTGCGGGGGAAAACTGATTGGCAAAGCCGAAAACAGGGAAGAGGCCTTTGCCCAGCTGGCTTCTTTCAGTGGAAAGACCCAGTCAGTCCATTCGGGATGGGCTCTCTGGTACAACGACCAGGTGCTTTCTGCCTCTGACACGGCCTATGTCACCTTCAAAGAACTCACTAGTGAAACCATTGAGTCCTACCTTTCCTGCAGGGAATGGGTCGGTGCAGCGGGCTCCTACAGGATACAAGAGCAGGGAAGCTCGCTTGTACGTAAGGTAGAGGGAGATTTTGCTACTGTTATAGGCTTGCCACTTTCCCAGATTTCTGAAATACTACTGCTGACTGTGCCCGTTAGTGATGGCGCAGAATTTCCGCCCCCGCGGGGGTGA
- the frr gene encoding ribosome recycling factor has translation MQQVLDNCENKMMKSLESLSKDFSSLRTGRASASLLDKIRVDYYGDETPINQVATISVPEARMIVIQPWDKSLLPAIEKAILKSDLGLPPNNDGKLLRLNFPPLNEDRRKQLVKSAKANAEQARVAIRNVRREAMDELKKMQKSSDISEDEQKEGEAKIQKMTDSYIAQVSSLADEKEKEIMEI, from the coding sequence ATGCAACAGGTACTTGATAATTGTGAAAACAAGATGATGAAAAGCCTGGAGAGTCTTTCCAAGGATTTCTCCTCTTTGCGCACCGGACGTGCTTCCGCTTCGCTGCTCGACAAGATTCGGGTCGATTACTATGGTGACGAGACCCCGATCAATCAGGTAGCTACTATCAGTGTTCCCGAAGCCAGGATGATTGTAATTCAGCCCTGGGATAAAAGCCTGCTTCCTGCCATTGAGAAAGCAATTCTCAAGAGCGATCTGGGCTTACCCCCCAACAACGATGGAAAACTCCTTCGCTTGAACTTCCCCCCATTGAATGAAGACCGCCGCAAACAGTTGGTCAAATCTGCCAAAGCCAATGCAGAACAGGCCAGGGTTGCCATTCGCAATGTTCGCCGTGAGGCTATGGATGAGCTGAAAAAAATGCAGAAAAGCAGTGATATCAGCGAAGATGAGCAGAAGGAAGGTGAAGCTAAAATCCAGAAAATGACTGATTCCTATATCGCACAGGTGAGTTCCCTTGCCGACGAAAAGGAAAAGGAAATTATGGAGATTTAA
- the rplI gene encoding 50S ribosomal protein L9: MKIILNQDVANLGEEGDVVIVKDGYARNYLLPTGTAVLYSKANMSLFASRTAAIEKRKIEKRALAASLKEKLDATVITLVVSAGESGKLFGSVTSSMIQDALAQKGIEIERKRIEVATHTIKMVGTYTVRIRLYEDESSEVKLVVESDSMVKARQAEAAKAAAEAAKAAAKAEAVAKAEAAKAEAAAKAEAKTE, translated from the coding sequence ATGAAAATCATTCTCAATCAGGATGTCGCCAACCTCGGAGAAGAGGGAGACGTTGTAATTGTAAAGGACGGGTATGCCCGTAACTACTTGTTGCCAACCGGTACCGCTGTATTGTATTCCAAGGCAAACATGTCATTGTTTGCTTCACGTACGGCTGCCATTGAAAAGCGCAAGATCGAGAAGCGTGCACTTGCTGCTTCCTTGAAGGAAAAGCTCGACGCCACTGTAATCACCTTGGTTGTATCAGCCGGTGAAAGCGGGAAATTGTTTGGTTCAGTAACTTCCTCCATGATTCAGGATGCACTTGCCCAGAAAGGCATCGAAATCGAACGCAAGCGAATTGAAGTTGCAACCCATACTATCAAGATGGTTGGAACCTACACGGTCAGAATCCGTCTCTATGAAGACGAGAGTTCTGAAGTAAAGCTTGTTGTTGAAAGTGATTCCATGGTCAAGGCTCGTCAGGCTGAAGCCGCTAAAGCTGCTGCTGAAGCTGCAAAAGCTGCTGCCAAGGCAGAGGCTGTTGCCAAAGCTGAAGCTGCAAAAGCTGAAGCTGCTGCAAAAGCTGAAGCAAAGACAGAGTAG
- the uppS gene encoding polyprenyl diphosphate synthase: MEEKPVVPTHLGIIMDGNGRWAQKRSLPRTAGHLQGLKALKKVIKEASVQGIGFVTFYVFSTENWKRSNQEVSYLMGLLVSKLHGELSFYNQYNIRILVRGELSKLPPDVSKVIQDTIFATSANTGITCILAINYGGQDEICRAVNRLLSEGTEKTITCTDIRNHLDLPEIPPVDMIVRSANERRLSNFLLWDSAYAELGFYEKLWPDWDSEDVQRICADFSARVRKFGGVQ, translated from the coding sequence ATGGAAGAGAAACCCGTTGTCCCTACTCACCTTGGTATTATAATGGATGGAAATGGCAGGTGGGCACAAAAACGTTCACTCCCCAGGACCGCAGGACATTTACAAGGGCTTAAAGCCTTGAAAAAAGTTATCAAGGAAGCATCGGTACAAGGTATAGGGTTTGTCACCTTCTATGTTTTCTCTACTGAGAATTGGAAACGAAGCAACCAAGAGGTTTCTTACCTTATGGGGTTGCTCGTTTCCAAGCTCCATGGAGAACTATCCTTTTACAATCAATATAATATACGCATCTTGGTCAGAGGCGAACTGTCGAAACTGCCGCCTGATGTATCCAAGGTTATCCAAGACACTATTTTCGCCACTTCCGCCAACACGGGGATAACATGCATCCTTGCAATAAACTATGGCGGACAAGATGAAATTTGCCGGGCCGTAAACCGACTCCTTTCCGAAGGCACGGAAAAAACCATTACCTGTACTGACATTCGCAATCATTTGGACTTGCCCGAAATACCACCGGTCGATATGATAGTACGCAGTGCGAACGAGAGACGGCTGAGCAATTTCCTTCTTTGGGACAGTGCCTATGCCGAACTGGGATTTTACGAAAAACTTTGGCCTGACTGGGATAGTGAAGACGTGCAGAGAATTTGTGCTGATTTTTCTGCTAGGGTTAGGAAATTCGGGGGTGTGCAATGA
- the dxr gene encoding 1-deoxy-D-xylulose-5-phosphate reductoisomerase: MKRAILLGCTGSIGTTAITAIRDKNLDIQVVALSAHTNAPKLFSLAESLSVEAVCLTGGNCPPSSHFKTYSHTEGLKQMLRTFEADIILNAIAGFDGLEATIACIECGRDVALANKESVVCGGSFLFDLAKQHGVNIIPVDSEHSALYELMKHRSKDDIESLIITASGGPFRDLPYDEFDTITVEQALRHPTWNMGRKITIDSATLANKALEVIEASYLFGFPSEKIEVVIHPQSIVHSMVRLKDGAVYAQLGTPDMTLPIVNALIDGSERLVKPLSFSHLQLTFDEPDFKRFPLLSEAFSILKRRGSTPIAFNAADEVAVHAFLNKQCSYAKMVSCVLKTMDNDWDLHVSNFAETVEIDRKARALARSFL; the protein is encoded by the coding sequence ATGAAACGGGCAATTCTCCTCGGATGTACCGGAAGTATAGGCACTACGGCCATTACTGCAATCCGCGATAAAAACCTTGACATTCAGGTGGTCGCGCTATCTGCACATACAAATGCCCCTAAGCTTTTTTCTCTGGCTGAAAGCCTATCTGTTGAAGCCGTTTGCCTGACAGGAGGGAATTGTCCTCCCTCTTCGCATTTTAAAACCTATAGTCACACAGAAGGCCTGAAGCAAATGCTTCGTACTTTTGAAGCAGATATAATTCTCAATGCCATCGCCGGTTTTGATGGGTTGGAGGCAACTATTGCCTGCATAGAATGCGGGAGAGACGTCGCTTTGGCCAATAAGGAAAGTGTCGTTTGCGGAGGGTCTTTCCTTTTTGACCTGGCAAAACAACATGGCGTGAACATCATTCCTGTCGATAGCGAACATAGTGCCTTATATGAATTGATGAAACATCGATCAAAGGATGACATAGAGAGCCTCATCATTACAGCGAGCGGAGGACCCTTCAGAGACTTGCCCTATGATGAATTCGATACCATAACCGTCGAACAGGCACTCAGACACCCTACTTGGAATATGGGCAGGAAGATTACCATCGACAGTGCAACCTTGGCTAACAAAGCCCTCGAAGTTATCGAGGCTTCCTATCTCTTTGGATTCCCTTCCGAAAAAATCGAAGTAGTCATCCACCCACAGAGTATTGTCCATTCTATGGTCAGACTCAAGGATGGGGCTGTCTATGCACAGCTCGGGACCCCTGATATGACCTTGCCAATCGTAAATGCACTCATAGATGGGTCAGAAAGGTTGGTAAAACCACTCTCCTTTTCCCATCTGCAACTTACCTTCGATGAGCCAGATTTCAAGAGATTTCCCCTTCTGTCCGAAGCTTTCTCCATCTTGAAACGAAGGGGTTCGACACCGATTGCTTTCAATGCAGCAGATGAAGTTGCCGTGCATGCTTTTCTAAACAAGCAATGCAGTTATGCAAAAATGGTTTCCTGCGTATTGAAAACAATGGATAACGACTGGGACCTGCATGTTTCCAATTTTGCAGAGACAGTCGAAATTGATAGAAAAGCGAGGGCCCTCGCAAGAAGTTTCCTATGA
- the rpsB gene encoding 30S ribosomal protein S2 — MSVVTMKSLLESGVHFGHQTKRWNPKMARFIFSQRNGIHIIDLQKTSACIVEAYDAVRAVVKQGKSVLFVGTKKQAQQAIENEAKRCGMPYVNNRWLGGMLTNFSTIKKSVATLKKIEKMEIDGTFESLTKKEVSLLTKQKTKLEKNLGGIKDMKDLPGALFIIDTKKEAIAVEEAKRLGIPVIAVVDTNCDPTDITYPIPGNDDAIRAISLFVEIIANAVVDADNEAGIQIIETLGNEEETAEEAAAPAVVEEAEEAIVFSTDESADFSKFEETKEEAATPEEVVTEKKGIVVDEETLYKD, encoded by the coding sequence ATGTCCGTAGTAACCATGAAAAGCCTGCTCGAATCAGGCGTGCATTTCGGCCACCAGACAAAAAGGTGGAATCCAAAAATGGCTCGTTTTATCTTCAGCCAGAGAAATGGTATCCATATCATTGACTTGCAGAAGACTTCCGCATGTATCGTAGAAGCTTATGATGCTGTTCGTGCTGTTGTAAAGCAGGGCAAATCCGTCCTCTTTGTCGGCACAAAGAAACAGGCACAACAGGCTATCGAGAACGAAGCAAAACGTTGTGGGATGCCCTATGTCAACAATCGTTGGCTCGGTGGTATGCTCACCAACTTCTCAACAATAAAGAAATCCGTCGCCACACTCAAGAAGATTGAGAAAATGGAAATCGACGGTACTTTCGAATCCCTTACAAAGAAAGAAGTCTCCCTGCTCACCAAGCAGAAGACCAAACTCGAGAAAAACCTTGGCGGTATCAAGGATATGAAGGACCTCCCCGGAGCTCTGTTCATCATCGATACCAAGAAGGAAGCAATTGCGGTTGAAGAAGCCAAGCGCCTCGGAATCCCTGTTATTGCTGTTGTCGATACGAACTGTGACCCCACTGACATCACCTACCCCATCCCTGGCAATGATGACGCTATCCGCGCTATCAGCCTGTTTGTCGAAATCATCGCCAACGCTGTCGTTGACGCCGATAACGAAGCAGGAATCCAGATCATCGAGACCCTCGGAAACGAAGAAGAGACTGCTGAAGAAGCAGCAGCTCCTGCAGTAGTTGAAGAAGCTGAGGAAGCTATTGTTTTCTCCACCGATGAATCCGCTGATTTTTCCAAGTTTGAAGAAACCAAGGAAGAAGCAGCAACCCCCGAAGAGGTTGTAACCGAGAAAAAAGGTATAGTCGTAGACGAAGAGACACTGTACAAGGACTAA
- the rpsF gene encoding 30S ribosomal protein S6, which produces MRNYEFTIIFDANEEKTQAGLEIVTSAFTAAGVEITKQDDMGVKYLAYDIKKQEKGHYFYFEMKADPTSILGFEKTFLLSGQILKFLFVNTEK; this is translated from the coding sequence ATGAGAAATTATGAGTTCACCATCATCTTCGATGCAAACGAAGAGAAAACACAAGCTGGTCTCGAAATTGTAACCAGCGCATTCACCGCTGCCGGTGTAGAAATCACCAAGCAGGACGATATGGGCGTCAAATACCTCGCCTATGACATCAAGAAACAGGAAAAAGGACATTATTTCTATTTTGAAATGAAAGCAGATCCTACCTCAATCCTTGGATTTGAGAAGACCTTTTTGCTTTCTGGACAGATTTTGAAGTTCCTGTTTGTCAACACGGAAAAATAA
- the dnaB gene encoding replicative DNA helicase encodes MASNSMLGRVPPHNEEAERAVLGAILLNDKVLVEVTDFLSKDDFYKVGHQELFDAIIQFRQDSTETLDLITLSSFLKKKDLVDKCGGLSYISTLTSDVPTTTNAAYYAKILKALAQRRKLLTFSSKIKDAAFDESQDIQKVIDEGEQSLSKLNNEAAGSDNYYSIKDLITTTISEIEERSTSGLKSGFDSCYAPLDSITGGFKKQEFIIVGARPSIGKTAFALSVTLNMIVKKKYRVGFFSLEMSASSLMERLITGQSHVDFSHIRKATLKNSEMNSIIDASGALYDAELYIQDTPNMKLMELRAQARRMKLEHDIQIIFIDYIGLIDAEADARIPRHEQISIISRSLKQLARELDLPVICLSQVGRQADGVEPKLADLRDSGSIEQDADVVILLHRDVGKNRTDDDAEREKNNVQETKVIMAKNRNGETGVFSLAFISNIVRFEEMELSRKYVAGSNPNA; translated from the coding sequence ATGGCGTCGAATAGTATGCTCGGTCGTGTTCCGCCCCATAATGAGGAGGCGGAGCGCGCTGTTCTCGGTGCAATCCTGCTCAATGACAAGGTTCTTGTAGAAGTAACCGATTTTTTGAGCAAGGATGATTTTTATAAAGTCGGACACCAAGAACTATTCGATGCCATCATCCAATTTCGCCAGGATAGTACCGAAACCCTCGACCTAATCACCTTAAGCTCCTTTCTCAAAAAGAAAGACTTGGTCGACAAGTGTGGTGGTCTTTCCTATATTTCAACCCTCACAAGTGATGTCCCCACTACAACGAATGCAGCCTATTATGCAAAGATTCTCAAGGCACTTGCCCAGAGAAGAAAACTGCTTACTTTTTCATCAAAGATAAAGGATGCGGCATTCGATGAGTCCCAGGATATCCAGAAAGTCATTGATGAGGGTGAACAAAGCCTTTCCAAACTCAATAACGAAGCTGCAGGAAGCGATAACTATTACAGTATCAAAGACCTGATTACCACTACAATCTCGGAAATCGAGGAACGCAGTACCTCTGGGTTGAAAAGCGGCTTTGACAGTTGCTATGCTCCCCTAGATTCTATCACAGGTGGTTTTAAAAAACAGGAGTTTATCATTGTTGGGGCAAGGCCCTCCATTGGTAAGACTGCTTTTGCCCTTTCCGTTACCTTGAATATGATCGTTAAGAAGAAGTACCGTGTAGGATTCTTTTCACTGGAAATGAGTGCCTCCTCTTTGATGGAACGCCTTATAACCGGCCAAAGCCATGTAGACTTTTCCCATATAAGGAAGGCCACGCTTAAAAACAGTGAGATGAACTCTATTATCGATGCCTCTGGCGCTTTGTATGATGCAGAACTCTATATCCAGGATACTCCGAATATGAAGTTGATGGAGTTGCGTGCCCAGGCAAGGAGAATGAAGCTTGAGCACGATATCCAGATTATTTTTATCGACTATATCGGGCTTATTGATGCTGAGGCAGATGCCAGAATTCCCCGTCATGAACAGATTTCCATTATTTCACGGTCGTTGAAACAACTTGCCCGTGAGCTCGATCTTCCTGTTATCTGCCTTAGCCAGGTAGGCAGGCAAGCAGATGGTGTTGAACCGAAACTTGCAGACCTCCGGGACAGCGGATCTATCGAGCAGGATGCCGACGTAGTTATACTTTTGCATCGTGATGTAGGCAAGAACCGGACTGATGATGATGCGGAACGGGAAAAGAATAACGTGCAGGAAACAAAAGTCATCATGGCTAAGAACCGAAACGGTGAGACAGGGGTGTTCTCCCTTGCGTTTATCAGCAATATTGTTCGGTTCGAGGAAATGGAATTGAGCAGGAAATATGTGGCCGGAAGCAACCCTAATGCCTGA
- the rpsR gene encoding 30S ribosomal protein S18 yields MNNDDNKGGRERRMGGRKPSFRKKVCKFCTQNATPDYKNPELLRRYITERGKILPARITGCCAKHQRAVTAEIKRARVLAYLPFEKK; encoded by the coding sequence ATGAACAATGATGACAACAAAGGTGGACGCGAAAGAAGAATGGGCGGACGTAAGCCTAGCTTCAGAAAAAAAGTTTGCAAATTCTGTACGCAGAACGCTACCCCCGATTATAAAAACCCCGAATTGCTTCGCCGTTATATAACAGAACGCGGCAAGATCCTTCCTGCACGTATCACTGGCTGCTGTGCAAAACACCAGAGAGCTGTGACTGCAGAAATCAAGAGGGCTCGTGTTTTGGCATATCTGCCCTTCGAGAAGAAATAA
- the rseP gene encoding RIP metalloprotease RseP, with protein sequence MTAIVSLAGKYLIGLIGIGFVVIIHELGHLTVARLSGISVEIFSFGLGPRIWGIQFHATEFRISLLPFGGYCRMKGADDLTRALDRNTKTFEHTEIGSLFSVHPIKRFITYAAGPLTNILFAILLYAMLASVPYSVLSTKAVIATVNDYPALFGAVSSPGYDAGLRTGDQILEYDGQLIRDWEELELLLANGKPGQHTFLLERDKERLLFTITPEKSDTGIRFGLSRSQLPIVGSVRPNTPEKKAGLMAGDLIVACNGLTITNDLDLMVALSSTGEKTSLTVLRNGIKQEIKFKPNTDESGNGDWAFSLHADTRRVEGSPFSLMTGIKTTYWMTFNTIKALAMILTGKAEDVRQEFTGMVRAALMIGDITSLGLESNVFSGLRALLYLLGIVSISLAIGNMIPLPAFDGGQMLIGLYETISRKRVRPQHYWVLQLIGFFAVILIFGFMTYVDLHHLYLIRH encoded by the coding sequence ATGACTGCCATCGTGAGCCTTGCCGGTAAATACCTGATTGGTTTGATCGGTATCGGCTTTGTTGTAATCATCCATGAACTAGGCCATCTAACCGTAGCACGGCTGAGCGGAATTTCTGTGGAAATTTTCTCTTTTGGTCTCGGTCCCCGCATATGGGGGATACAGTTCCATGCAACGGAGTTCAGGATAAGCCTGCTTCCTTTTGGCGGATATTGCCGTATGAAGGGGGCAGACGACCTTACCCGAGCCCTCGACCGGAATACAAAAACCTTCGAGCACACGGAAATCGGCTCCTTGTTTTCCGTACATCCCATCAAACGGTTTATCACCTATGCCGCAGGTCCCCTTACCAATATCCTTTTTGCCATCCTGCTGTACGCTATGCTTGCATCGGTCCCCTATTCGGTGCTCTCCACAAAAGCTGTCATAGCCACGGTAAACGACTATCCTGCCCTGTTTGGAGCAGTCTCAAGCCCAGGCTATGATGCGGGATTGCGCACAGGTGACCAAATACTCGAATATGACGGGCAACTGATAAGAGACTGGGAAGAATTGGAACTGCTGCTAGCCAATGGAAAACCAGGGCAACATACTTTCCTTTTGGAACGTGACAAAGAACGGCTTTTGTTCACTATCACACCCGAGAAATCCGATACTGGTATCCGCTTCGGCCTATCACGCAGCCAATTGCCGATCGTTGGTAGCGTAAGGCCCAACACTCCCGAAAAGAAAGCTGGACTGATGGCCGGGGACCTAATAGTCGCTTGCAATGGTCTGACTATCACAAATGACTTGGACCTAATGGTCGCGCTCTCATCAACCGGAGAAAAAACCTCATTGACGGTCCTTCGCAACGGGATCAAGCAGGAAATAAAATTCAAACCGAATACCGATGAGTCAGGAAACGGCGACTGGGCATTTTCACTCCATGCAGACACCAGACGAGTCGAAGGAAGCCCTTTCAGTCTCATGACAGGTATAAAAACCACCTATTGGATGACTTTCAATACGATTAAGGCACTTGCTATGATTCTTACTGGAAAGGCTGAAGATGTACGTCAAGAATTTACAGGGATGGTTAGGGCTGCACTGATGATCGGGGATATTACCTCACTGGGGCTCGAAAGCAACGTTTTCAGTGGGTTGCGTGCCCTACTCTATCTGCTCGGTATAGTCAGTATTTCCTTGGCTATTGGGAATATGATCCCCCTACCTGCTTTTGACGGGGGGCAGATGCTTATAGGGCTCTATGAAACGATCAGCAGAAAACGGGTACGTCCCCAACATTATTGGGTACTGCAATTAATCGGTTTCTTTGCAGTTATCCTGATTTTTGGCTTTATGACGTACGTGGACCTGCACCATCTCTACCTAATCAGGCATTAG
- the tsf gene encoding translation elongation factor Ts: protein MAITAEDVKRLREVTGAGMMDCKKALIKADGDFDAADKILKEMGLAAVAKRVDRATNNGRIFVKVTADKAVLVELSCETDFVSGNEEFAKLGNNICDVIVEKGYTEINDELVAMVNELISIIKENMAIKRVLVLPLDANSFASSYIHGEGSLGVIVVFKSDKPEMFATDAVKEFANDCALHVAAFTPSYLKASSVDASYIEEQSEIFKAQAANLDKPAKVIEGIVKGKLNKHLSEICFLQQPFVKDDSMSVEKKLEQVGKEAGGKLEIVSYTFFRAGAASCAN from the coding sequence ATGGCAATTACAGCTGAAGACGTAAAAAGACTGCGCGAGGTTACTGGCGCAGGCATGATGGACTGCAAGAAAGCGTTGATCAAGGCAGATGGCGATTTTGATGCAGCAGATAAGATTCTCAAGGAAATGGGTTTGGCAGCCGTTGCAAAGCGTGTAGACCGTGCAACGAACAATGGCCGCATTTTCGTCAAAGTCACCGCTGATAAGGCTGTTTTGGTTGAACTCTCCTGCGAGACTGACTTTGTTTCTGGCAATGAGGAATTCGCAAAACTCGGGAATAACATCTGTGACGTTATCGTAGAGAAAGGTTATACCGAAATCAATGACGAACTCGTTGCAATGGTTAATGAGCTGATTTCGATCATCAAGGAAAACATGGCTATTAAAAGAGTCTTGGTTCTTCCCCTTGATGCAAACAGCTTTGCTTCCAGCTATATCCATGGAGAAGGTTCTTTGGGTGTCATCGTGGTATTCAAATCAGACAAGCCTGAGATGTTTGCTACCGATGCAGTGAAGGAATTTGCAAACGACTGTGCCCTGCACGTCGCTGCTTTCACTCCTTCCTACCTCAAGGCTTCTTCTGTTGATGCATCTTACATTGAAGAACAGTCTGAGATTTTCAAGGCCCAGGCCGCTAACCTTGATAAGCCCGCAAAGGTTATCGAAGGGATCGTGAAAGGAAAGCTCAACAAGCACCTTAGCGAAATTTGTTTCCTGCAACAGCCGTTTGTCAAGGATGACTCGATGAGTGTCGAGAAGAAACTTGAACAGGTCGGTAAGGAAGCAGGTGGTAAACTTGAAATCGTAAGTTACACTTTCTTCAGGGCAGGCGCAGCTTCCTGTGCCAATTAA
- the ssb gene encoding single-stranded DNA-binding protein produces MANDLNVVALVGRLTRESELRYSSGGMAICRFSIAVNRRKRTGDNKWEDEANFFDCTMFGKSAESLNQYLEKGRQVSILGELRQSRWEQDGQARTRVEIAVNSLQLLSSPNGERSESRRNDAGTRNQGSYAPRQTSSAPVNAPPSMDMGGPEQFDDDQIPF; encoded by the coding sequence ATGGCAAATGACTTGAATGTGGTCGCGCTGGTGGGCCGTTTGACTCGGGAAAGCGAACTTCGCTACTCGAGCGGCGGTATGGCTATCTGTCGTTTTTCCATCGCTGTTAACCGTAGGAAGAGGACGGGAGACAACAAGTGGGAAGATGAGGCCAACTTCTTCGATTGCACAATGTTCGGTAAAAGTGCCGAGTCCCTCAACCAGTATCTGGAGAAAGGCAGGCAGGTATCGATCTTGGGCGAATTGAGGCAGAGCCGTTGGGAACAGGATGGACAGGCCCGCACCCGTGTAGAGATTGCTGTCAATTCGTTACAGCTCCTTTCCAGCCCGAATGGTGAACGTTCCGAAAGCCGTCGAAATGACGCGGGAACAAGAAACCAGGGATCGTATGCACCAAGGCAGACTTCAAGTGCGCCGGTAAACGCCCCCCCTTCAATGGACATGGGTGGACCGGAACAATTTGATGATGACCAGATCCCGTTCTAA
- a CDS encoding phosphatidate cytidylyltransferase — translation MSSFGKRVLTTVVAVPTIFCIIFFLPQKSYLALTLLVMGAAVISARELKQLYTKAENADLHIHTWMVALLPLAKWLEIAYFQQFPLLDLTIVVLAIFVYATELFTGPNDSFSKTLSRIGGSSLLIIYPGLLMTFLIRIAAFPHASAYLILFFLLVFGNDVFAFIFGMSFGKNNKGIFKVSPNKSIAGFLGGLAMTIVLSVIYCYFIPGVREEISLLEAILLGLATNTSANIGDLIESAFKRAAKVKDSGTIIPGRGGLLDSIDSILASAPVFWVLLRFF, via the coding sequence ATGAGTTCATTTGGAAAGCGGGTTTTAACAACAGTAGTTGCTGTCCCGACGATTTTTTGCATCATTTTCTTTCTTCCCCAGAAGTCTTACCTTGCCTTGACTCTGCTGGTTATGGGAGCAGCAGTCATCAGTGCACGAGAATTGAAACAACTCTATACGAAAGCGGAAAATGCCGATCTTCATATCCATACCTGGATGGTAGCACTCCTACCGCTTGCAAAATGGTTGGAAATCGCCTATTTCCAGCAGTTTCCCCTTCTTGACCTTACGATCGTAGTGCTTGCAATCTTTGTGTATGCAACGGAATTATTTACCGGTCCCAATGATTCATTTTCAAAAACACTTTCCCGTATCGGCGGTTCAAGTCTCTTGATCATCTATCCTGGTCTTTTGATGACGTTCCTCATCCGCATAGCAGCATTTCCGCATGCGTCAGCTTATCTTATCCTGTTTTTTCTGTTGGTCTTTGGCAACGATGTATTTGCTTTTATCTTTGGTATGAGCTTTGGAAAAAACAATAAGGGGATTTTCAAGGTCAGTCCCAATAAAAGCATCGCAGGGTTTCTCGGCGGATTGGCCATGACAATAGTACTTTCCGTTATCTACTGCTATTTTATACCAGGGGTACGAGAAGAAATTTCCCTTTTGGAGGCAATCCTTCTTGGATTGGCTACCAATACCAGTGCCAATATCGGAGACCTTATAGAAAGTGCATTCAAGCGCGCTGCAAAGGTAAAAGACAGTGGCACCATCATCCCCGGACGCGGTGGTCTTCTCGACTCCATCGATTCAATCCTTGCAAGCGCACCGGTTTTCTGGGTGCTGCTCAGATTCTTCTGA